agttttcagaaagagcagaaggaagtttcccggacggtcgatcgagaataaaatatttacggcatgaaaacaacattaattttgaaccgtgaatgtagaatatatatatgttattcaccggccgggaggtccgtattgggaaaaactgtgcccgaggtcttgagtacggcccgaggcggcaggccgagggccgtactcgagacacagggcacagtttttcccaatacggaccgaccaaggccggtgaataacatttttatttatttgtaaattatattcttagaaggtaggagaaactattaagaaaaactctaaaagtcatgttttaattttacacattgttgggtaataaaattcggacatgcatacatacatatttattaatcctttgagtgagggacactatacaggatgctaaaaggtCAAACGGGTCCGACGAGAGTAAATTAAAGCCTACATAAGAGCCAATCAATGGCGTTCCCACACGGGGTTCAACCCAGCTTGGAAACACCCAACTGACTCCGCACAGACAGCATCCCCAGGCAGGCTGTTCCAGAGAGGAATTACCCTtgggaaaaaagaatacttgtatgcatttgaatttgcaaatatgtgcATAAACTTATAAGGATGATTTGCACGAGTTCTAGAATATGAAGACTGGACTGAATTTGGCAGAGGTATAAGGACTAGATTGTGAACAACTTTATACATCAGAGTTACTGAATCTACGTATCTACGTTTTTCTAAACTATCCCAGCCCAGTGAGTGTATCATACCTGTCACACTAGAATAACTAGAATAATCAGAAGAAACAAACCTAGCAGCGGCACGTTGAATTGATTCTATAGATGCTATGTGCTGCTTTTCAAAAGGAGACCAACAGGGTGAAGCATATTCAACACGTGACCTAACTAAGGAATTATAGGCCTGCTCTTTAACATAAGTGCTGCAGCTAGATAGATTTCTGCGTAAAAGGCCTAGAATCTTTGAGGCTTTAGATTTGACCTCTCTAACTTGTGTATCCCATTGCAAATCATCTTGTATAAAGATACCCAGATACTTATGGCATGATACTATCCCTAGGGGTACACTTGACATCTGATAGCTAATGGTCCGTTCTGAGTTGGATCTAGTTATAGACATAATGTTGCATTTATCAAAATTAAGGCTCATTTGCCAGGTTTTGGCCCAGTCAGTAATAGAGTCaatgtcattttgaaaggtGACTTCATCCTGGGAGCTCCAGATTTCACGGTACATTACAGCGTCATCAGCAAACAGCTTTATCTTGGAATTTAAATTACACACAATGTCATTTATATAAGTGATGAACAAAAAGGGGCCAAGCACTGTCCCTTGGGGAACACCGGATATGACATCAGCCCAATCTGATTTTTCACCATTTACTTGGACACGTTGAGAGCGGCCAAGAAGGAATGATTTAATCCATTCTAAGGTTCTATTTCGGACACCAAAGTAATGGAGCTTATGCAGTAACCTCTGATGAGGGACactatcaaaggcttttgaaaaATCAAGCAGAAGGACATCAGTTCTTGTACGCTTGtccagagaagagaaccaatcaTCCAGAACGGTTATCAATTGTGTTACGGTAGAAAAGCCTTTACGAAATCCATGCTGAAGAGGTGTTATAATGTCATTTTTAGAGAAGTGCCTTGACATAGAGCTTAAAATAATATGTTCCATAACTTTACATGAGATGCAGGTCAACGAGATGGGTCTGTAATTTTTAGGAAGAGATTTGTCGCCCTTTTTATAGATGGGAGTGACCACAGCTCTTTTCCAATCTTCTGGTAGGCATGAGGAGTCATaagattgttgaaaaatcctttgtaaTATAGCAGCACATGGATGAGCAAAGTTTTTGAGAATCCAAGGAGAAATTTGATCAGGTCCTGAGGCTTTCATAGGTTTAAGGAGTTCAAGCTGTTTTGCAATCCCAGTAACAGTAAAGGAAATATCATCAATGTCAGGTAAAGGACTCATGCCTTTATTTGGAATTGTTGATGTATCCTCAGCAGTGAACACTGACTTAAAGTAGCTATTGAGAACACTTGCCTTGCCACTATTTGAACTGATGACACGATCCCCGTCACGCAGGGGAGGGACGCCAATTGATTCGGTTCTTTTCAATTTGACGTAATTTCAGAAGGATTTTGCATTTCCTTCTTCAAGACTGCCCCCTATGACCTCATTTACATAACTTTCATGTGCCTGTTGTATCTGTTTTTTAACTGAATTTCTGTAAGATTTATAAGACTGCCAATGAGAAGCAAGTTTAGATCTTCTGGCTTTTTTGAATAATCTCTCTCGCTTGCGAATCATCCTCTTTAATTGGGTTGTAATCCAGGGGAGTTTCCTGTTGGATTTAACTTGTTTCTGTGGGATATGCTTGTCAATGGCTTgctgtaattttaatttaaaatggttCCAGTTTTCATCAACTGAAAAGTCTGAGGAATTATGCTTCGCACAGAATTCATGTGCAATGTTGTCAATTTCTTGTTCCAGTTTATCCATGTCAGCTTTTTTGTACAGGTAGATATGATGGTCAGGTTTAGGATTTAATTTTGGTCTGACATCTAATTCAAAGAAGATGGCATCATGGTCATGGCTGGGGTTAGGTGCATGAAACTCATTTGTTGCTATATTAGGATTGGATGTGAGCAGTAAGTCCAAGATGTTGTTTCCCCTTGTGGGTTTTTCAACAAGCTGTGTTAAATTATTTAGGTGAAGGCAATCCAATAATGTCAATGAAATAGAAACATCTATTTGAGAGTTAACTGACATACTTTCCCAATTGATGCCAGGGAGGTTGAAATCTCCACCAATTAGTACTTGGGGATAATTTGGTGAATGACTTGCAAACACTTTGTCTACAGAAGTACAGAACTGTTCAACTTCATCCATAGAAGATTTCGGCGGACGGTAATAGGAAGCCAGAATAAGCTTTTTGCAACCATTCAGTTGAAGAGAAGCCCATACAATTTCACAGTTCGTGTCGGCATCATATAAGGGATAACTGGCAAAAGTGTCCTTAATTGCAATGAAGACTCCTCCACCAGCAGAGTTTCTATCCTTCCTATACACAGTGTAATTCGACGGGAAGACACTGTAGGTAGGTTCACCATCTAGTTTTGATTCACATCCAAGTATAATATCTGGTGAATGGTGGTTTATAAAACTCTGGAACTCGGGATTTGATTTCCTTCCTCCTATACCATTGCAGTTAGCTATGACAATGTTTAATGACCTTGGACTTTGCAGGTTATTTTTAGTAGAGCTGGATTTCTTAGTGGCAAACGCGGCtctttgcgatttacttgtgttTTGTTGTGGACTTGGAGACCAGATACTAGTTGAGCTTGTTAGCAACTGAGCAGATGAGCCAGATAATGAAGAAAACGAATTCGGAGATTCGAAGGAGGTGGAGGAGTTAACAAAGGACGTGCTGAAGTTTGGTAGACCAAacggacggtaatagctttcgtcacaatccattgtttttttatgagaaagttgaacaataacactgctctattgcaaaaaacaattaagacaaattgaaacttcgctctttcagttcgcaacttcactctgcgcttagcgtagttggttaccatgaccgtggtcagtagataggaaaatactgcccgctcccggaaccaatcagattgcaggattctcaggataccgcccgctctcgatcaaagaaataaataaaaaaagttacgatcagcgacaaacattttcggagatttttgctacgttcaagtaaattgcaaaatcgaaagtgacatggccggaattcagcgggcgccgtgattaagttaccgcggcatgtttactcgccaaacagtgaggtatctgtgtcaaatgatggcaagataccgggtttttgaaagtttctttttctgtgaagtgttataaagtttgacaatgaaatgagcgaagtcaaaacaaagatcacaatcgcccaactcttgtttatgcaaagtcaaaatttactctccaagacgcgtacgacgttatttatcaccaggtaattccatcattttggaaatagcagctactttattattcatctgcgtcacaagttttcactgattttggggctcattttgttgaaactcaagcacgcttccaacaggcctgtgaacccttcctacttacagagcaatactaaaaaacttctcccatatcacatttcaaccttaagctcgaaaattcgatacacaacatgatattataattcacaaagccagaaaataccacagaatccttttccagcgaaaattttattgaaacaaacaacatatttgctcttagaggcgaaaacctcttcctatttcattgcgtgcgtgaagacaagaaactcaatcgtgtcaaattaccatgtacttcaggtaaatacagctcactttgatctcgtctcgacgggcgatagattgttgtcgaagtccattactcgtcgcttttgagattcctgcctagtttatccaactgactttccatttttgagctccataagggtatattttgtttaaggatccactaaaacgccattcgcgtttcatgactttcgacgccattgcaggctaagttaatgattctactgtgtccaccagagaaatctacgcagttccactaccctctcgatcctaagaaaatacgcgcagaagactctatgcacaaagacaccacttaccaggggagtgacaggcaagacttttaccgacacggaaaaaaatactaaactagaccctccgtgagggcacactgggttgcctgtggtacgtgcaccgttccaggcaatttttttcaagttggagggtcattaagaagtcataccagacgaggccctttggctcacaggtcctcacacgttcgtacgacgaaacagatctgtccttgcgtaatatgtagctctaacagtgcacgatattgttttgggtattgtctatcattgtagtgccatggtagaagtcttgggtaaatagtctgagaagacatgtggttactagcaaagtactgaacccagaaagattgaagaaaataaatgggaagtgagaaacattggcttctgggctgacatgttgataaacttcttttcaccacaagtttaagcgtgccctctgagcatctgacagcttcgTAATACCgacgttcactgaagttaatccctgttgggcggggttagtgtttggatgggagaccaaaataatgtacccctcgtaaaacagaagcatcgaaccgaaaatactattaa
The Montipora capricornis isolate CH-2021 chromosome 10, ASM3666992v2, whole genome shotgun sequence genome window above contains:
- the LOC138020329 gene encoding uncharacterized protein gives rise to the protein MDCDESYYRPFGLPNFSTSFVNSSTSFESPNSFSSLSGSSAQLLTSSTSIWSPSPQQNTSKSQRAAFATKKSSSTKNNLQSPRSLNIVIANCNGIGGRKSNPEFQSFINHHSPDIILGCESKLDGEPTYSVFPSNYTVYRKDRNSAGGGVFIAIKDTFASYPLYDADTNCEIVWASLQLNGCKKLILASYYRPPKSSMDEVEQFCTSVDKVFASHSPNYPQVLIGGDFNLPGINWESMSVNSQIDVSISLTLLDCLHLNNLTQLVEKPTRGNNILDLLLTSNPNIATNEFHAPNPSHDHDAIFFELDVRPKLNPKPDHHIYLYKKADMDKLEQEIDNIAHEFCAKHNSSDFSVDENWNHFKLKLQQAIDKHIPQKQVKSNRKLPWITTQLKRMIRKRERLFKKARRSKLASHWQSYKSYRNSVKKQIQQAHESYVNEVIGGSLEEGNAKSF